The following proteins are co-located in the Enoplosus armatus isolate fEnoArm2 chromosome 8, fEnoArm2.hap1, whole genome shotgun sequence genome:
- the lmbr1l gene encoding limb region 1 homolog-like protein isoform X1, giving the protein METDDVSVREQLFHNRVRETIICVLLFTCLYMVSYLILTHFKKTAEFVTDDIEDATVNKISLWLCTFTLSVAVCAVLLLPISILSNEVLLTFPQSYYMQWLNGSLIHGLWNLVFLFSNLSLVFLMPFAYFFTESEGFAGSKKGVMARVYEAVVLLLLLALLVLGIVWVASALLHDNIARKSLYDLWEYYLPYLYSGISLFGVLLLLLCTPFGLSRMFSVTGSLLVKPRLLEDVEDTLSCTTFEEDSLSRKLNCGSTSCWVKLNIEAMKKEYQTVRSKRIALEMRRKASPWQRNLGYPLAMLALLALTVMCVLMVCFNVLELLLDETALPRGMEDPHLGMASFSMFGSLGAAVQVVLILYLMVSSVVGFYSSPLFTGLLPRAQDTNLTQIIANCVSLLILSSALPVFSRTLGITRFDLLGDFGRYNWLGNFYIVFLYNMLFAGLTSASLIKTVTWAVQRELIRAFGLHRLPLTVSRSTVPFRLLLASGLSKIQ; this is encoded by the exons ATGGAAACGGACGACGTGTCGGTTAGAGAGCAACTTTTCCACAACCGTGTCCGGGAGACCATC ATCTGCGTACTCCTGTTTACGTGCCTTTACATGGTGTCCTACCTCATACTTACCCACTTCAAGAAGACTGCAGAGTTTGTCACAG ATGATATTGAAGATGCCACCGTCAACAAAATTTC gCTGTGGTTGTGTACGTTCACCCTGTCTGTCGCAGTGTGTGCTGTGCTCCTTCTCCCCATCTCCATTCTGTCCAATGAGGTGCTGCTTACCTTCCCACAGAGCTACTACATGCAGTGGCTCAATGGATCTCTTATCCACG GCTTGTGGAACCTAGTTTTCCTTTTCTCCAATTTGTCCCTGGTCTTCCTCATGCCCTTTGCCTACTTCTTCACGGAGTCTGAGGGATTTGCAGGGTCCAAAAAG gggGTTATGGCACGAGTGTATGAAGCcgttgtgctgctgttgctgctggctcTGCTTGTGCTGGGCATTGTGTGGGTGGCATCAGCCCTCCTCCACGACAACATAGCCAGGAAGAGCCTCTATG ACCTGTGGGAGTATTACCTTCCCTACCTGTACTCGGGCATCTCACTGTTTGGagtgttgctgcttttgt TGTGCACTCCCTTTGGGTTGTCCCGAATGTTCAGTGTAACTGGCAGCCTATTGGTCAAACCACGG CTGTTGGAAGATGTAGAAGATACTTTGAGCTGCACCACATTTGAGGAAGACTCGCTCTCCAGGAAACTGAACT GTGGCAGCACGTCATGCTGGGTCAAGCTGAACATTGAGGCGATGAAAAAAGAGTACCAAACAGTCCGGAGCAAGCGCATCGCCCTAG AAATGCGTAGGAAAGCGTCCCCATGGCAGCGAAACTTGGGCTATCCACTGGCCATGCTTGCTCTACTCGCACTGACG GTGATGTGTGTACTGATGGTTTGTTTCAATGTGTTGGAGTTGCTCCTGGATGAGACGGCTCTGCCCAGAGGAATGGAG GACCCACACCTGGGGATGGCCTCCTTCTCCATGTTCGGCTCACTGGGCGCTGCAGTTCAAGTAGTCCTTATCCT CTATCTGATGGTGTCCTCAGTGGTGGGCTTCTATAGTTCTCCTCTCTTCACTGGCCTCCTGCCTCGTGCACAAGACACGAACCTCACACAG atAATTGCAAACTGCGTTTCACTGCTTATCCTGAGCTCAGCACTGCCAGTCTTTTCACGCACACTTG GGATCACACGCTTCGATCTACTGGGAGACTTTGGTCGGTATAACTGGCTCGGGAACTTCTACATCGTCTTCCTGTACAACATGCTGTTTGCTGGTCTCACCTCTGCCTCCCTGATTAAGACCGTCACCTGGGCAGTACAGAGAGAGCTCATCCGTGCCTTTG gTCTCCACAGACTGCCTTTAACTGTGTCACGCTCCACCGTCCCCTTCAGACTCCTCCTGGCCAGTGGACTGTCCAAAATCCAGTGA
- the dhh gene encoding desert hedgehog protein: MKQTWWARLAQLGLLAVWTCIWLVQGCGPGPGYGVRPRPRKLTAMHYKQFFPNFSENNLGASGRAEGKITRNSERFNELVGNYNPDIVFKDEENTNADRFMTKRCKDCLNRLAIAVMNQWPGVHLRVTEAWDEDGHHPAGSLHYEGRAVDITTNDRETEKYGLLAQLAVEAGFDWVHYESKYHIHCSVKADHSVAVEKGGCFSGWARVTVAGGLQKSLSSLAPGDRVMALSGTGQVVFSQVLLFLHRDQDSWSTFLSLETEDGHRLALTPHHLVFLSPHCRLDSSEYQAQFASRAKTGDCVLVHTAEGQVRPSPVISVSIEESVGVYAPLTESGTVFVDGVLASSYALVEDHRLAHWAFGPVRLLSSFSQLLWGETSREQQTTDSETACTKTPFHCSTLATEKDKAGVDVNNGFLNKQDNLSEPLRMERKEDASQRKTSDVHWYARLLYRFGCIFLDSNSFHP; the protein is encoded by the exons ATGAAGCAGACCTGGTGGGCCCGCCTGGCACAGCTCGGCCTGCTTGCCGTGTGGACTTGCATATGGCTGGTCCAGGGATGTGGACCGGGCCCCGGGTACGGCGTCCGCCCCAGGCCCAGGAAACTCACAGCGATGCACTACAAGCAGTTCTTCCCCAACTTCTCAGAAAACAACCTCGGTGCCAGCGGGAGAGCAGAGGGCAAGATCACACGCAACTCTGAGCGCTTCAATGAACTTGTGGGCAACTACAACCCAGACATCGTCTTCAAGGATGAGGAGAACACCAACGCAGACCGCTTCATGACTAAG CGATGTAAGGACTGTTTGAACAGGTTGGCTATCGCAGTGATGAACCAGTGGCCAGGGGTGCACTTGCGCGTGACAGAGGCCTGGGACGAGGACGGTCACCACCCTGCCGGCTCTCTGCACTATGAAGGCCGGGCCGTAGACATAACCACTAACGACAGAGAAACTGAGAAATATGGCCTTCTAGCCCAGCTGGCTGTGGAGGCCGGCTTTGACTGGGTCCACTATGAGTCCAAATATCACATCCACTGCTCAGTAAAAGCTG ATCATTCTGTTGCTGTGGAAAAAGGTGGCTGTTTCTCCGGCTGGGCCCGGGTGACTGTTGCTGGAGGGCTGCAGAAGAGCCTGTCGTCACTGGCTCCTGGGGACAGAGTCATGGCCCTGTCTGGGACAGGCCAAGTTGTGTTTAGCCAAGTCCTCTTGTTTCTGCACCGGGACCAAGACAGCTGGTCTACCTTTCTGTCTCTGGAGACAGAAGATGGCCATAGATTGGCCCTTACTCCACATCACTTGGTCTTTTTATCCCCCCATTGCAGACTTGACAGCAGTGAGTATCAGGCTCAGTTTGCTAGCAGAGCCAAAACAGGAGACTGTGTTCTCGTCCATACAGCAGAGGGTCAAGTACGTCCATCTCCAGTCATCTCAGTGTCAATAGAGGAGAGTGTGGGAGTGTATGCACCCTTAACAGAAAGTGGAACTGTGTTTGTTGATGGGGTGCTGGCATCCAGCTATGCACTGGTGGAGGACCACAGACTTGCACACTGGGCATTTGGACCTGTGCGACTCCTCTCCTCATTCAGCCAGCTACTTTGGGGGGAAACATCAAGAGAACAGCAGACCACAGACAGTGAAACAGCTTGCACTAAGACTCCATTTCATTGTAGCACTTTagccacagagaaagacaaagcagGTGTAGATGTGAATAATGGCTTTCTGAACAAACAAGACAATCTGAGTGAACCTCTGAGGatggaaaggaaagaagacGCCTCACAAAGAAAGACATCAGACGTGCACTGGTATGCTAGATTACTGTACCGTTTCGGATGCATCTTTTTAGACTCCAACTCATTTCATCCTTAA
- the lmbr1l gene encoding limb region 1 homolog-like protein isoform X2, with protein sequence METDDVSVREQLFHNRVRETIICVLLFTCLYMVSYLILTHFKKTAEFVTDDIEDATVNKISLWLCTFTLSVAVCAVLLLPISILSNEVLLTFPQSYYMQWLNGSLIHGLWNLVFLFSNLSLVFLMPFAYFFTESEGFAGSKKGVMARVYEAVVLLLLLALLVLGIVWVASALLHDNIARKSLYDLWEYYLPYLYSGISLFGVLLLLLCTPFGLSRMFSVTGSLLVKPRLLEDVEDTLSCTTFEEDSLSRKLNCDTSCWVKLNIEAMKKEYQTVRSKRIALEMRRKASPWQRNLGYPLAMLALLALTVMCVLMVCFNVLELLLDETALPRGMEDPHLGMASFSMFGSLGAAVQVVLILYLMVSSVVGFYSSPLFTGLLPRAQDTNLTQIIANCVSLLILSSALPVFSRTLGITRFDLLGDFGRYNWLGNFYIVFLYNMLFAGLTSASLIKTVTWAVQRELIRAFGLHRLPLTVSRSTVPFRLLLASGLSKIQ encoded by the exons ATGGAAACGGACGACGTGTCGGTTAGAGAGCAACTTTTCCACAACCGTGTCCGGGAGACCATC ATCTGCGTACTCCTGTTTACGTGCCTTTACATGGTGTCCTACCTCATACTTACCCACTTCAAGAAGACTGCAGAGTTTGTCACAG ATGATATTGAAGATGCCACCGTCAACAAAATTTC gCTGTGGTTGTGTACGTTCACCCTGTCTGTCGCAGTGTGTGCTGTGCTCCTTCTCCCCATCTCCATTCTGTCCAATGAGGTGCTGCTTACCTTCCCACAGAGCTACTACATGCAGTGGCTCAATGGATCTCTTATCCACG GCTTGTGGAACCTAGTTTTCCTTTTCTCCAATTTGTCCCTGGTCTTCCTCATGCCCTTTGCCTACTTCTTCACGGAGTCTGAGGGATTTGCAGGGTCCAAAAAG gggGTTATGGCACGAGTGTATGAAGCcgttgtgctgctgttgctgctggctcTGCTTGTGCTGGGCATTGTGTGGGTGGCATCAGCCCTCCTCCACGACAACATAGCCAGGAAGAGCCTCTATG ACCTGTGGGAGTATTACCTTCCCTACCTGTACTCGGGCATCTCACTGTTTGGagtgttgctgcttttgt TGTGCACTCCCTTTGGGTTGTCCCGAATGTTCAGTGTAACTGGCAGCCTATTGGTCAAACCACGG CTGTTGGAAGATGTAGAAGATACTTTGAGCTGCACCACATTTGAGGAAGACTCGCTCTCCAGGAAACTGAACTGTGA CACGTCATGCTGGGTCAAGCTGAACATTGAGGCGATGAAAAAAGAGTACCAAACAGTCCGGAGCAAGCGCATCGCCCTAG AAATGCGTAGGAAAGCGTCCCCATGGCAGCGAAACTTGGGCTATCCACTGGCCATGCTTGCTCTACTCGCACTGACG GTGATGTGTGTACTGATGGTTTGTTTCAATGTGTTGGAGTTGCTCCTGGATGAGACGGCTCTGCCCAGAGGAATGGAG GACCCACACCTGGGGATGGCCTCCTTCTCCATGTTCGGCTCACTGGGCGCTGCAGTTCAAGTAGTCCTTATCCT CTATCTGATGGTGTCCTCAGTGGTGGGCTTCTATAGTTCTCCTCTCTTCACTGGCCTCCTGCCTCGTGCACAAGACACGAACCTCACACAG atAATTGCAAACTGCGTTTCACTGCTTATCCTGAGCTCAGCACTGCCAGTCTTTTCACGCACACTTG GGATCACACGCTTCGATCTACTGGGAGACTTTGGTCGGTATAACTGGCTCGGGAACTTCTACATCGTCTTCCTGTACAACATGCTGTTTGCTGGTCTCACCTCTGCCTCCCTGATTAAGACCGTCACCTGGGCAGTACAGAGAGAGCTCATCCGTGCCTTTG gTCTCCACAGACTGCCTTTAACTGTGTCACGCTCCACCGTCCCCTTCAGACTCCTCCTGGCCAGTGGACTGTCCAAAATCCAGTGA
- the dnajc22 gene encoding dnaJ homolog subfamily C member 22, producing MVKSVMVAYALWVVGGPLGLHHLYLGRDSHALLWMLTLGGFGFGWAREFIRIPAYVGEANQDAEKERKRPPTTVPPSVGPVRFAGQVCVGIYFGTVALIGLNSLSFFYLIVLPLCVGTGVHLVSCVGQQTSDLQKTLTACLITSPIFYGSTLSPLPISLAASVTAAQHRRFKPPQTPGSKQELGPRLYRLGLAWLAFSAPLGYCIFHNTTATLYYLSDCVAALLDIFWFLPWLRSVVEYILLMPYRILCFVTGGGYYEEAWRKVLEILLKEYTEVEKEALQVLSLEVESSLEEITRSYRELAKTWHPDHNPSKDAEAMFMKIHEAYEVLLRRHRPNRFK from the exons ATGGTGAAAAGTGTAATGGTAGCCTATGCCCTCTGGGTGGTAGGTGGGCCTTTGGGTCTGCACCATTTGTATTTAGGAAGAGACAGCCATGCTCTGTTATGGATGTTAACCCTGGGAGGATTTGGGTTTGGCTGGGCCAGAGAGTTCATACGCATTCCTGCATACGTTGGTGAGGCCAATCaagatgcagagaaagagagaaaaagacccCCCACCACAGTCCCTCCGTCTGTAGGCCCCGTCAGATTTGCTGGGCAGGTGTGTGTTGGGATCTACTTTGGCACCGTGGCTCTGATAGGACTGAACTCCCTCAGTTTCTTCTACCTGATCGTGCTGCCTTTATGTGTGGGTACAGGGGTACACCTGGTGTCCTGTGTTGGACAGCAGACCTCTGATCTCCAAAAAACTTTGACTGCCTGTCTCATAACCTCCCCAATATTCTATGGCAGCACCTTATCGCCTCTCCCTATAAGCCTGGCTGCCAGTGTCACTGCTGCGCAGCACCGCAGGTTCAAACCTCCACAGACACCTGGGAGCAAACAGGAACTAG GTCCACGTCTTTACAGGCTCGGTCTCGCCTGGCTGGCCTTCTCTGCCCCGCTGGGTTACTGTATTTTCCATAACACCACAGCCACACTGTACtacctgtctgactgtgtggCAGCACTGCTGGatattttctggtttctgcCTTGGCTCAGAAGTGTGGTGGAGTACATTCTTTTAATGCCATATCGGATCTTGTGTTTTGTTACTGGAGGGGGGTACTATGAAGAGGCTTGGAGGAAGGTGCTGGAAATACTGCTCAAAGAGTACACTGAGGTGGAAAAAGAGGCACTGCAG GTATTGTCACTGGAAGTAGAATCCTCTCTTGAAGAGATAACTCGCAGCTATAGGGAGCTGGCCAAGACATGGCATCCAGACCACAACCCCAGCAAGGATGCTGAGGCAATGTTCATGAAGATCCATGAGGCTTATGAGGTCCTTCTACGACGGCACAGACCTAATCGATTCAAGTAG